In Pseudoclavibacter sp. Marseille-Q3772, the sequence AGCGCGGTGAATCGGTCACGGTGAGAACGGAAATATTCTTCTACCCACGTACACTTACTTCCATGCGCCAAAGCGAACGACTACTCCGACGAGTCATTGCGGGTACAGCAATGATGCTCTCGGGCGTACCGGTGGCCGAGCTTCGTTGCGTGGGGCGTACTGCATGATTGAACGCCTGCTAAAGCGGCCCATGCCCACGGGCCTTCCAGAGCGCTACGAGCATCCGGCTGTTGATCGCGACGAGGTGCACATCACCCGCGACACCGCATCCGGTCCGGTATGGAAAGCGTGGAGTCGACTACCTGCCATCGTGCAGGTGCTGTTCGTGTACGTGCTCAGCCGGGTGGTCACTACGGCGATCATGCTGGTGTACGCCGGTAAGCAGGAGGTGACCTGGCAAACACCGCAGGCGTATCCGGATCTGTTCACATTCTCGAACCTGTGGGATGCGGAGTGGTACGGCCGGATTGTCGCGAACCTGTATCCGAGTGAGCTACCCGTCAACGAACAGGGGCTCGTCACCGAGAACGCCTGGGCCTTTATGCCCGTGTATCCGTTGCTGGTGCGAGGGTTGATGGCCATTACCGGGCTGCCGTTCTCGGTACTCACGGTCTGTGTTTCCGTAGTTGCTGGTTTTGGCTGTGCCTACGGGCTCTATCAACTGCTGGTGAAATTCACGAACCACAACACCGCCCTATTCGCAGTAGTGCTGTTGTGCTTCGGACCAATCTCGCCGCTATTCCAGGTCGGCTATGCCGAGGCACTGCACTTCTGGATGCTGACCGCGCTCTTGCGGATGTTGGTGGCCCGGCAGTGGTACGCCATGCTCCCGCTAATCGCGGTTGCATCGTTTACCCGCCCAACCGGCCTAGCCTGGGCGTTCACGCTATTTCTTTACATCTGCTATCGGTACTGGAACTGTTACCGGATGGAGCGGGAGGCGTTCCCGAAGCGTGAGCAGATTGCCGCTTGGGTCGCAGCAGTGTTCTCCGGCATTATGGGCCTGGCCTGGCTGGTGATCGCCGGCATCGTCACCGGTATGCCGCGCGCCTATCTCGAGACTGAATACGCTTGGCGTCGCCACTACACGGGCGACACCCACACCCTGCCGTTCACACCATGGTTTTTCGGAGCCGATTTCTGGTTCGGCCAACCGCTGGGAACGATCGTGGTTTTCGCCATTCTCATCGCGGTTGCTGCATGGTTGACTTCGCGCGTGCTGAACCGGTTCGGGATTGAGATCCGACTGTGGGCAATCGCATACTTCACCTACATCTTCGCGGTGTTTTTCCCGCAATCATCCACATTTCGGATGGTCATGCCGATGTTCCCGGCCGCTGTGGCGCCCCTGGCGCTACCGCGTTCACCCGTGTACCGGGTGTCCGCAGTGCTGGTGTCGATCATCGCCCAGGTGGTGTGGATTCATTGGATGTGGTTCGTCATCGGCTACGACTGGACGCCACCGTAACCTGGCATCGCTAGGCGGGGTCGTTGTTGCGATACGCCCGAAAACGATAATGCGGGTGGCGAAGTTGTTCGCCACCCGCATTCGTGTTGTTACAGGTTAGTTGGCCGCAACGGCTGCATCCAGGCGCTCGGCAACGTTCTGCCAGTTAACGATGTTCCAGAACGCCTTGACGTAGTCAGGCTTGACGTTCTGGTAGTCGAGGTAGAACGCGTGCTCCCACATGTCGAGCATCAGCAGCGGGGTTACACCAAACGGAACATTGCCCTGCTGGTCGTACAGCTGGAACGTCGAGATGTTTCCGGTGGCGTTGTCGCGTCCGAGCACGGCCCAGCCCGAACCCTGGATACCGAGGGCAGCTGCGGTGAACTGCTTCTTGAAGTTCTCTTCGCCGCCGAACTCGTTGTCGAGCAGTTCCTTGATCGAACCGGTTGGTTCCGCGTAGTCGGGGGTGAGGTTCGTCCAGAAGATCGAGTGGTTGTTCACACCGCCGAGGTTGAATGCGAGGTCTTTCTCGAGGCGGTTGATGTTGGCGAAGTCGCCGGCCGAGCGTGCCTCAGCAAGCTGTTCGAGTGCGGCGTTTGCGCCCTTCACGTACGTAGCGTGGTGCTTCGAGTGGTGCAGCTCCATGATTTTCGCCGAGATGTGCGGCTCGAGAGCGCTGTAGTCATATGGAAGATCAGGAAGGGTGAACTCTGCCATGAGGGTGTTCCTTTCGTCGTGCGCAGCGACCCAAACAGTCGCTAACTGCGAACGCAGTTGTCCTGAGCCTAACGAATCAGATTGTGCTCACCGGCAAAATTGCTGGGTTAGTGGCACCTCGTGGATCTGCCGGCTGCTGTTGTGAATGAATGCAACTTCGGATGCATTGGCAGCGATTTCCTTCTGGTGAAATAATGGAGGGCAATAGGTATCACAGGAAGGCAGAAATACATGGCTGCAATGAAGCCGCGCACTGGCGACGGTCCCATGGAAGCAGTTCGCGAAGGTCGACTCATCATCGTTCGTGTTCCCCTCGAGGGCGGCGGCCGACTGGTCGTTTCGGTGAACGACGACGAGGCGAAAGAGCTGGCTGCCGCTCTGAACGGTGCCGTAGCAAGCTAGCGCGTTGGTCGGCCTCTGCCGACCGTAGATGTGGCGGGCGGGCGCAGCAGCGTCCGCCCGCTTTGTTGTTTCGGGATGCAGCGCAGCTAGCGCGCAGGGACTGAGATCTGCAGCAGTCCGCCATCAAGCGCGAGCGTCGCTACGACAAAATCCGGGTGGCTCGAGAACTCGCGGATCAGTGTACGAAGCGATTGGGTGACCGCATCCCGACGTGCCGGATCGGCAACCCGACCGTGGTTCAGTGCGTTGAGCACGAGGATCGTGCCGCCGGGCTTGACTAGGCGAAGTGCGTGGGTGATGTGTGCGGCGACGTGGTCGAGCGTTGCTGATATGAGGGCCAAATCGTAGGACGACTCGCTCATGCGAGGGAGAACCTGGAGGGGATCGCCCGAAATATTGCGAATCCAAGCCGGTGCGTGTCCAACCCGCAACAGGCTGCGACGCTCGCGGTCGAGCGCTTCACTATCGCGGTCAATCGTGGTGATGATGGCCGAGGGAGCACCGCGATGCAATGCCGCACCAGCAACACCGCCGGTTGCGCCGATCTGCATGATCTGATCGCTGCCCGAAGTGCTGGCAATGAATGCTAGATGGGCAGCCAGCGACTTGCTGACAACCGGAAGGTTATTGGCCAGTGCATCGACTCGAATCGCGTGATGCAGCGACGACTCGACGGTTTGTTCGTCGACGTAGCGCTTGCTCAACTCGTATTCGGCCATTGCGACAGTTTAGCCGCGTGGCAGTAAACTGGCCCAATGGCCGGTTTAACCTTCGAAAAGCTATTGCTGATCGGGGTTATTGCTATGTTCATTTTCGGCCCCGAGCGGTTACCGGAACTCGCCTCGCAATTGGCGAGCTGGATCAAGCGTGCCCGAGCGTGGGCGGATGGGGCCAAAGACCGGGCGAAAGAAGAGCTCGGCGAGGACTTTGATGTTGACCAGTGGCGGAAGCTCGATCCGCGCCAATACGATCCGCGTCGAATTATCCGCGACGCGTGGAACGAAGCCGGCTCGGAAACATCCGCCGCGCCCGCCGCATCCACCACGGCCACCGCAACCGCAATCGAGGCATCTGCGCCTAGCTGGGCTGCATTTGGCGGTGCCGGTGCCGACAAGCTCGTCCCCGGTCACGCACCGTTCGACACTGAGGCGACCTAACCGGGGCGTATGCCTGGACGCGGGAGCTTAGGCCCGCAAACAAGCGGCTAGTCGAAATGCAGCGGAAGCCGGCGCCCCGCCAAACCCTGGGGCCGGACGCGGATCGCGTCCGCGGCTTGCTGCAGCGCGCGAGCTGCCGGATCGTCAGGATGGGACAGCACGATCGGCTCGCCGCTATCACCTGCGGCGCGCAGCGGCTCGCTAACCGGAACATTCGCGATCAGCGGCACACCGAGCTTATTCGCAACCTGCTCGCCACCGCCCGAGCCGAACAGCGCAAACTCGCTGCCATCCGCCAACACCGTAGGCGAGAGCGTCTCAATCACGCCGATCACCCGCTGACCCGTTTTCTCTGCGAGGGCACCAGAACGCCACGCCACCTCGGCGGCGGCGGGCTGCGGCGTGGTGACTACGAGCACCTCGCTGCGGGGAAGCAGCTGCGCCAGCGAGATGGCGATATCGCCAGTACCTGGCGGTAGATCAATCAGCAGCACGTCGAGGTCGCCGAAGAACACATCGCGCAGGAACTGCTCTAAGGTACGGTGCAGCATCGGGCCGCGCCAGGCAACGACTTCACCTGGATTGCGCAGGAACATGCCGATGGAGACCGCTTTGACATCGTGCGCAATCGGCGGCAGCATGAGTTCACCAACCTGGGTTGGTTGCGCTTCGGGAGGTAGGCCCAGCAGTCCCGGTACCGAAAAGCCGTACACATCCGCATCCACAACACCAACGCGTAATCCGCTCGCGGCAAGGGATGCGGCCAGGTTTACGGTGACTGTCGATTTGCCAACACCACCCTTACCGCTGGTGACTGCAATGATGCGCGTCAGCGAGTCGGGTCCAAAGGGGTGAGTGTCGCGCTTGCCGCGAAGCTTCGTGGTGAGGTCCTTGCGCTGCTGCGGTGTCATCACGCCGATACGCAGCGTGTACTCGGTGTCGCCGCAGGTACGGTCCAGAGCGGCGCGTACATCGGCCTCAATTCGACTCGCTGCGGGGCAACCAACGATGGTGAGCAGTACCTCGACGTGCACGCAGCCAGCGTCGTCTATGTCAATCTCGCTGACCATGCCGAGCTCGGTGAGTGGTCTGCGGAGTTCTGGATCTTGGACTTCGCTCAGCGCCTGCCAGACTCGGTCTCGCAGCTCAGTCATTCGCTCTCACGCTCGGGCGACGCGGGCGAGTCTGCGCGCTGTTGCTGGTCGAGTTCGCGTTCGTACTGACGCTGTTCGATCTCCTCGACCATGGCGCGGACTTCCGCCCGTACGAAGTCCTTGGATGCGAGTTCGCTGGCCAGCATCCGCAGGGCAACCATCTCGCGGGTGAGATACTCCAGGTCGGCGACCTGTCGCTCTGCTCGCTGACGGTCTTGCTCAATCTGTACGCGGTCACGGTCATCCTGGCGGTTCTGTGCCAACAGAATCATCGGTGCCGCGTAGGAGGCCTGCAGCGAGAGCGCCAGTGTCAACGCGATAAAGCCGAGATCTGCAGAGTCGAACCGCCAATTGGGTGGGGCGACGGAGTTCCAGATCATCCAGGCCGCGACGAATACTGACAGGATGAGTAGGAATGCCGGGGTGCCCATCCCACGGGCAATTGCTTCCATAGAGCGGCCGAGCAAATCCCGGCTGCCGCGTTCCTTGCGCTCTGACCGATCGCCTCGCTCTGTTCGCTCAGCGCGATCGTGACGAGAACCTTCCTGGCGGCGTTTGCGTGACTGCTGTCGCGCGGTTTTTGGCACAAACAGCAGCTCGTCGTTCTGATCGATTTCAGCCACGGGTACCTCCATTCGCCACCGATGGGAGGGTGATCGAGGCAGTCGCGGGTGCGGAGTCGGCCCGATCGTCAGCGGCCTTCGAACGCCAGTCATTGGGCAAAATATGGTCGAGCACATCGTCGACGGTGATCACGCCGACCAAGCAATCATTATCGTCAACGACTGGCAGCGCCACCAGGTCGTAGCGTGCCAGCGAACGCACCACGTCGATATCCGGGCTCGATGTATGTGCCGGTTCGACGCGCTTATCCAAGATCGATCCGACCCGCTCATGTGGGGGGTAACGCAGCAGGCGTTGGAAATGAACGAGACCGAGATAACGTCCGGTGGGCGGTTCGTAAGGGGATGCGGTGACGAACACGGCGGTTGCAAGCGCGGGTGCAATCTCGCTGCGACGGATGAGCACGAGCGCTTCGGCAACTGAGGTGTCTGCCGACACAATGATCGGGTCGGTGGTCATCAACCCACCGGCCGTATTCGGCTCGAATTCGAGCAACATGCGCACGTCTTCGGCCTCTTCTGGGGCCATCAGCTCGAGCAGTGCGTGCGATTTTGCATCGTCGAGCTTGCCGATCAGGTCCGCCGCATCGTCGGGTTGCATTTGGTCGAGCACATCGGCGGCTCGCTGCTGGTCGAAATGCTCGATGATGACGAGCTGGTCATCCTCATGCATTTCTTCGAGCACATCGGCTAGCCGTTCGTCCTCCATCTCCTCGACCACTTCCAAGCGGCGGTCCACGGGGAGATCGAGGAGCGCATCGGCAAGGTCACTCGGCTCCATTTCCGAGTGCGCCGTGAGGAACTGCGTGGCGGCAGTATCGGATGCGGGGTCAAGATCGAGCTCGATTTCCTCCCAGTCGATATACCGGGTTGGTGGCTTGCCGAATAGCGTGGTGGTGGTTCGGGGAAGCCTGACGAATAGCTGACTGATCGACCAGTTCCCGGCTTCGTCCTCGGCAATCGCGCAGTCCTCGATGGTCGCGCGTGTCTTGGAAGCATGCAGGGTTCCGGCATGATCGAGAACATCGGTGAACACCCGGACTTCCTCGCCGCGCTGTTCGAATGGGCGCTCATCCAGCTCATCCCAATCGACGATGAGCTGAGAGGAACCGATTGAAAGTACGTGACGCATCGGTACGAACACGGGGCGCCTCGCACCGGAGGGATCAACCAGGATGCCGTTGACCGCAGGCGCAGCAGCGGAGCGGTAGTTCACGATAATGTCGCGGAACTTGCCGACGCGATCCCCGCCGGGATCAAACACGGCGGTATTGGCGAGACGGGCAACAAACACCTTTGCGACGGACACGACGCCATCGTACTTTGCTCGGGTCGTGGTGCGGAGAAAACGCTCGGGCCGGCAGCGGATTCGTTCGATCAGCCACGCCGGTATGGGGGACTTTTCAGTGTGACGCGCGCTCGCGGGAGACAATAGTGGGATGAATAACGCGCGCCCCTCATTTTCGCCACAACTCCCGAAGATTCCCGATGGAACCGTCGTTGCGTCATTTTCTAGTTATGAGCAGGCGCGGGAAGCCGTCGATACGCTCGCTCGGCGCGAGGGATTCTCCTTGCAACAGATCTCCATCGTGGGCAGCGATCTCAAATCGGTTGAGCGCGTGATTGGTCGGATGAGCGCGGCCCGAGCCGCGATGAGCGGAGCGGTGACCTGCACCATGATGGGTCTGTTTGTGACGCTGATGTGGCTGCTGATCTATCCGGAGGCGGGATTTAGCTCGATCCTTGGCGTTTTTCTCTTGGCGATCGCATTCGGAACCATTTGGAGTCTGCTCGCGTACGCACTTTCGCCGCGCAAACGTGAGTTCACCTCGATGATGCAACTGACCGCATCCCGCTTTGATCTGCTCGTGCCACCTGCCCTGGCAGCGCAGGCTGCTCAGGTGCTCGGTGTGCAAGCGGCTGCGGACGGCGGGCACATTGCACAAACACCACAGGTGCCTACGCCGCAGAACACGACGGTGCCTCATGACGCCAGTGGCGCAACCGCACAAGCAACACAGCCGTCACCGGAGTGGGCGGGGACTAATGAGCCCGCTGACGGGTCCGGTACGCAGGCGCAGCGTCCGCGTACCTATGGCGAGATGCAGGATGAGCTTCGACGCAAACAGGCACAGGAGCGCGACGAGCAAGGGGAGTAACGCTGCTCCGAGGTCAACCCCGGCTTGCATGCCGGGGTTGTTTGTTTTCCCATGTGATACGTGATGCTTTGCCTTGCATACTATGCCACGCGTAGTTAAAATGTGAAGTGGGAGGTTCAAATGATTAGTCCAGAGATCATTCGCGGCTATATCGACCTGATCGTGCTCGAAGCACTTTTGGACGAACCTTCCTATGGGTACGCCATCTCGAAACGAATTGATCACCTCACCGACGGTGACTACGCCATCAAAGAAACAACGCTGTACTCGGCGCTGCGACGGCTCGAGCGCCAAGGTCTCGTTTCCTCGTACCGGGAACAATCGGAAGCTGGTCGCCTGCGCACCTACTACGCACTGACAGAACCCGGTCTAGAGCATTATCGAGATCGTGTCGAGCAGTGGGTTGCCACCGGAGACCTGGTCCGCCGCTTCATCCGCACAGACGTTCTGCCCACCCACCCAACACCGAACTGTCGCTAGGAGGCGACCGTCATGGAAACCATCACCACCTATATCGAACACATGTTTCGAGGGCTTCCGCGTACCGAGAACGTGTTGCGAGCACAGAGCGATCTCGAGCAGATGTGCCTCGACCGCTTCCACGAGCTGCGTGCGCAGGGTCTGGGAGAGAACGAAGCCGTGGGGCAAGTCATTAGCCAGTTCGGGAATCTCGATGATGTGGCCGACGAACTCGGCATTAGTTCCGAGGTGCACCGCGCCAATCCCGATCAGCCGCGCTTCATTCCTCGCGCGGAGGCAGACAAGTACCTCCGTGTCTCCGGTTTTGTATCGCGCTTGGTGGCTTGCGGCATCGCAATCATCTTTGCCTCGCTCATCGCGTTCTTCCTTATCGGTAATCTTGCCGAGGGCGGGCTCGATGGAATTGATGAGGGCGATCCGCAGGGTATGCTCGCGATCATCGTGATGCTGCTTGGTATCGCAGTGAGCGTGATTTTCTTCGTGCTCGCGGGTGTCAAGTATGAGCGATTCGAGCCACTCGAAGAGAATGGCGTGGCGCTCGCACCGCAAGACCGCAGGGAGTTTAGCGAGCTGCGCGAGCGCGAAGGAACACGCTTTGCGCTGATGATTGGCGGGGGCGTGCTTGTCTGCCTGCTGGGCGTGTGCTCACTGCTACTGCTTGGCATTATGCGAGGTGCAGAGGATGTGCTGGCAATTAGCTCGCTGTTTGTATTCCTCGCAGTGGGTGTCGCCATGCTCGTCATTGCCGGGATGCGTCGGGGCGCACTCAGCGTGCTGGCATCAGAGGGTGACTACACGCCGGAGCGACGCGCGCAGGCGAAGCGCCTGCAGGGCATCGCGGGTGCCTACTGGTGTGTCGTTGTTGCGGTCTTCTTGGTTTGGGGCTTGGGCTTCAATGGATGGAGACAGGCATGGATTGTCTGGCCGGTCGCCGGTGTGATCTGGGGAGCGATTGCTGCGTTCGCTGAATCGAGCAGCTCCGGAAAGAAATCAGCAGAGCGATAACCGCTACCAAACAGTGCCGTGCACCCGGAGAGTAGCTCTCCGGGTGCACAGGACGTCTGAGGAGACTAGGCTCGCTGGCCGCGTACGCGACGCATCCAGTCTTCGACATCATCGGCAGTTCGCGGAATGGCTGCCGATAGGTTCTCGGCACCGGAGTCGGTCACCAGAATGTCGTCCTCGATCCGTACACCGATGCCGCGGTATTCCGCGGGGACCGTTAGATCATCGGGCTGGAAGTACAGGCCCGGTTCAATGGTGAACACCATGCCGGCCTTGACCTCCCCATCCATGTACATCTCGCGTCGAGCCTGGGCGCAGTCGTGCACATCGATGCCAAGGTGGTGACTGGTTCCGTGCACCATGTACCGGCGGTGCGGCACAGTATCGGGGTCGAGCGCCTGCTCCAGCGGCATATCAATGAGGCCGCGATCAATCAACGACTCAGCGATCGAGCGCATGGCGGTGGCATGCACATCACGGAAGGTGATTCCGGGGCGAACAATGGCGAATGCTGCATCGGCGGCTGCGCGCACTGCTTCGTACACCCAGCGCTGCACCGGGCTGAATGTTCCGTTCACCGGCAGCGTGCGCGTGATATCAGCGGTGTAGTAGGAATCCCCCTCGACGCCCGCATCCACGAGTAGTAGATCCCCATCGCGCACGGCACCGTCGTTATCCGTCCAGTGCAGGATGCAGGCATGGGCTCCCGAGGCCGCAATCGTGCCGTATCCGACATCGTTACCCTCTACGCGGGCCCTCGAGAAGAACGAGGTCTCTACGATGCGTTCGCCGCGCGGGTGACCGATGGCCGCATCCAGGCCGCGAATAATGTCATCGAATCCGCGAGCGGTCGCTGACACGACCTCGCGCATCTGCTCGATCTCCCACGCATCCTTTACGAGTCGCATCTCGCTTACGGTCTGAGCGACCTGCGGGTTCTCGCCAGTGAGGTCGCCGCGTTTCGCCGTGAACTCATCGATCGGTGCGCACTGAATACCGAGCTCCACAGAAACCTGCTCGACGCTCGGGCGCGGACCCGTCCAGAACTCACCAATTGCGGCATTGGCGTAGAACTCGTCCGTGTCACGTCCCGCAGCTTCGCGGAAATACAGGGTGACTTCGTGACCGTTCGTAACTGGATCAAATACGAGCACGGCGCCCGGAACGGTGCGCGATCCCCATCCTGCCAAATAGGTAAAGGCGGTATCGGCCCGGTACGGATAATCGGTGTCATTGGCACGCACCTTGGTATCGCCGGCCGCAATCACCAGACGTTCACCGGGGAATGCCGCTGACAGCGTCTCGCGGCGTTTGGCAGCGGCGTC encodes:
- a CDS encoding superoxide dismutase, whose product is MAEFTLPDLPYDYSALEPHISAKIMELHHSKHHATYVKGANAALEQLAEARSAGDFANINRLEKDLAFNLGGVNNHSIFWTNLTPDYAEPTGSIKELLDNEFGGEENFKKQFTAAALGIQGSGWAVLGRDNATGNISTFQLYDQQGNVPFGVTPLLMLDMWEHAFYLDYQNVKPDYVKAFWNIVNWQNVAERLDAAVAAN
- a CDS encoding DUF3117 domain-containing protein, with the protein product MAAMKPRTGDGPMEAVREGRLIIVRVPLEGGGRLVVSVNDDEAKELAAALNGAVAS
- a CDS encoding methyltransferase domain-containing protein; this translates as MAEYELSKRYVDEQTVESSLHHAIRVDALANNLPVVSKSLAAHLAFIASTSGSDQIMQIGATGGVAGAALHRGAPSAIITTIDRDSEALDRERRSLLRVGHAPAWIRNISGDPLQVLPRMSESSYDLALISATLDHVAAHITHALRLVKPGGTILVLNALNHGRVADPARRDAVTQSLRTLIREFSSHPDFVVATLALDGGLLQISVPAR
- a CDS encoding twin-arginine translocase TatA/TatE family subunit; its protein translation is MAGLTFEKLLLIGVIAMFIFGPERLPELASQLASWIKRARAWADGAKDRAKEELGEDFDVDQWRKLDPRQYDPRRIIRDAWNEAGSETSAAPAASTTATATAIEASAPSWAAFGGAGADKLVPGHAPFDTEAT
- a CDS encoding P-loop NTPase is translated as MTELRDRVWQALSEVQDPELRRPLTELGMVSEIDIDDAGCVHVEVLLTIVGCPAASRIEADVRAALDRTCGDTEYTLRIGVMTPQQRKDLTTKLRGKRDTHPFGPDSLTRIIAVTSGKGGVGKSTVTVNLAASLAASGLRVGVVDADVYGFSVPGLLGLPPEAQPTQVGELMLPPIAHDVKAVSIGMFLRNPGEVVAWRGPMLHRTLEQFLRDVFFGDLDVLLIDLPPGTGDIAISLAQLLPRSEVLVVTTPQPAAAEVAWRSGALAEKTGQRVIGVIETLSPTVLADGSEFALFGSGGGEQVANKLGVPLIANVPVSEPLRAAGDSGEPIVLSHPDDPAARALQQAADAIRVRPQGLAGRRLPLHFD
- a CDS encoding DUF1003 domain-containing protein, which gives rise to MAEIDQNDELLFVPKTARQQSRKRRQEGSRHDRAERTERGDRSERKERGSRDLLGRSMEAIARGMGTPAFLLILSVFVAAWMIWNSVAPPNWRFDSADLGFIALTLALSLQASYAAPMILLAQNRQDDRDRVQIEQDRQRAERQVADLEYLTREMVALRMLASELASKDFVRAEVRAMVEEIEQRQYERELDQQQRADSPASPERESE
- a CDS encoding CBS domain-containing protein produces the protein MSVAKVFVARLANTAVFDPGGDRVGKFRDIIVNYRSAAAPAVNGILVDPSGARRPVFVPMRHVLSIGSSQLIVDWDELDERPFEQRGEEVRVFTDVLDHAGTLHASKTRATIEDCAIAEDEAGNWSISQLFVRLPRTTTTLFGKPPTRYIDWEEIELDLDPASDTAATQFLTAHSEMEPSDLADALLDLPVDRRLEVVEEMEDERLADVLEEMHEDDQLVIIEHFDQQRAADVLDQMQPDDAADLIGKLDDAKSHALLELMAPEEAEDVRMLLEFEPNTAGGLMTTDPIIVSADTSVAEALVLIRRSEIAPALATAVFVTASPYEPPTGRYLGLVHFQRLLRYPPHERVGSILDKRVEPAHTSSPDIDVVRSLARYDLVALPVVDDNDCLVGVITVDDVLDHILPNDWRSKAADDRADSAPATASITLPSVANGGTRG
- a CDS encoding general stress protein, translated to MNNARPSFSPQLPKIPDGTVVASFSSYEQAREAVDTLARREGFSLQQISIVGSDLKSVERVIGRMSAARAAMSGAVTCTMMGLFVTLMWLLIYPEAGFSSILGVFLLAIAFGTIWSLLAYALSPRKREFTSMMQLTASRFDLLVPPALAAQAAQVLGVQAAADGGHIAQTPQVPTPQNTTVPHDASGATAQATQPSPEWAGTNEPADGSGTQAQRPRTYGEMQDELRRKQAQERDEQGE
- a CDS encoding PadR family transcriptional regulator, with amino-acid sequence MISPEIIRGYIDLIVLEALLDEPSYGYAISKRIDHLTDGDYAIKETTLYSALRRLERQGLVSSYREQSEAGRLRTYYALTEPGLEHYRDRVEQWVATGDLVRRFIRTDVLPTHPTPNCR
- a CDS encoding permease prefix domain 1-containing protein: METITTYIEHMFRGLPRTENVLRAQSDLEQMCLDRFHELRAQGLGENEAVGQVISQFGNLDDVADELGISSEVHRANPDQPRFIPRAEADKYLRVSGFVSRLVACGIAIIFASLIAFFLIGNLAEGGLDGIDEGDPQGMLAIIVMLLGIAVSVIFFVLAGVKYERFEPLEENGVALAPQDRREFSELREREGTRFALMIGGGVLVCLLGVCSLLLLGIMRGAEDVLAISSLFVFLAVGVAMLVIAGMRRGALSVLASEGDYTPERRAQAKRLQGIAGAYWCVVVAVFLVWGLGFNGWRQAWIVWPVAGVIWGAIAAFAESSSSGKKSAER
- a CDS encoding aminopeptidase P family protein, yielding MSESDQISETTQQAATDNSAGASQDRDENRSTTPDSDAFRSFIMSGWADPKLPEPQRWDVADAAAKRRETLSAAFPGERLVIAAGDTKVRANDTDYPYRADTAFTYLAGWGSRTVPGAVLVFDPVTNGHEVTLYFREAAGRDTDEFYANAAIGEFWTGPRPSVEQVSVELGIQCAPIDEFTAKRGDLTGENPQVAQTVSEMRLVKDAWEIEQMREVVSATARGFDDIIRGLDAAIGHPRGERIVETSFFSRARVEGNDVGYGTIAASGAHACILHWTDNDGAVRDGDLLLVDAGVEGDSYYTADITRTLPVNGTFSPVQRWVYEAVRAAADAAFAIVRPGITFRDVHATAMRSIAESLIDRGLIDMPLEQALDPDTVPHRRYMVHGTSHHLGIDVHDCAQARREMYMDGEVKAGMVFTIEPGLYFQPDDLTVPAEYRGIGVRIEDDILVTDSGAENLSAAIPRTADDVEDWMRRVRGQRA